The proteins below are encoded in one region of Thioalkalivibrio sp. K90mix:
- the csy1 gene encoding type I-F CRISPR-associated protein Csy1, with product MENVEVKALRTLIERFLNERLQTKIEKLQPDDPKRDELQQHHLRENWVADAARRVGQLQIVTHSLKPVHPDAKGTNLYRPPHKIPDHPEIGSHLLGNDFDEDVVGNAAALDVYKFLKLEHEGRTLLSRALEGNEELAVAFSDDQDQGREWMRAFAAIARPRDTEASHTLAKQVFWLVGEDPTRNQDYHLLAPLYATSLAHRVYQTINEHRFSDEAKAARKARRERAYSDRGYHEYPRLAVQKLGGTKPQNISQLNSERRGQNYLLASLPPNWISRDVRPPLHVESVFPRLFGRRRGARDTSRELQRFLATDPPANADTRHKRDQYLETLIDELLLFASELHSLDPGWSASPECRLNRAETLWLDPWRGEIDEDFAQWRASDEWVEEVSHRFGNWVNAQLDRQLPVGDPEHRHWMDSLREVLSHA from the coding sequence ATGGAAAACGTGGAGGTCAAAGCGCTCCGAACTCTGATCGAGAGATTCCTGAATGAGCGTCTGCAGACCAAGATCGAGAAACTACAACCGGACGACCCGAAACGGGACGAGCTACAGCAACACCACCTGCGCGAGAACTGGGTGGCTGATGCCGCACGCCGGGTCGGCCAGTTGCAGATCGTCACGCACAGCCTCAAGCCGGTTCATCCGGACGCCAAAGGCACCAACCTCTACCGGCCACCGCACAAGATTCCGGATCATCCCGAGATCGGCAGCCATCTGCTGGGAAACGATTTCGACGAAGACGTCGTCGGTAATGCCGCCGCCCTCGACGTGTACAAGTTCCTCAAGCTCGAGCACGAAGGCAGAACGCTGCTAAGCCGCGCATTGGAGGGGAATGAGGAGCTGGCTGTCGCCTTCAGCGACGACCAGGACCAGGGCCGCGAATGGATGCGGGCCTTCGCTGCCATCGCCCGGCCCCGTGACACGGAGGCCTCCCACACCCTCGCCAAACAGGTTTTCTGGCTGGTCGGAGAGGACCCCACCAGAAACCAGGACTACCACCTTCTGGCCCCCCTGTACGCGACATCCCTCGCCCATCGGGTGTACCAGACCATCAATGAGCACCGGTTCTCGGACGAAGCCAAAGCCGCGCGCAAGGCTCGGCGCGAACGCGCATACAGCGACAGGGGCTACCATGAATACCCGCGCCTGGCCGTACAGAAACTCGGTGGCACCAAACCGCAGAACATCTCCCAGCTCAACAGCGAGCGTCGCGGGCAGAACTATCTGCTCGCCTCCCTGCCGCCCAACTGGATCAGCCGCGATGTGCGCCCGCCACTGCATGTCGAGTCCGTGTTCCCCCGACTGTTCGGCAGACGGCGCGGAGCCCGCGACACCTCCAGAGAACTCCAGCGCTTTCTGGCCACGGACCCACCGGCCAATGCCGACACGCGCCACAAACGCGACCAATACCTCGAGACGCTGATCGACGAACTGCTGCTGTTCGCCTCCGAGCTGCACTCCCTGGACCCCGGGTGGAGCGCGTCACCGGAGTGCCGGCTGAACCGTGCCGAGACGCTATGGCTGGACCCGTGGCGCGGCGAAATCGACGAAGACTTCGCGCAGTGGCGCGCAAGCGATGAATGGGTCGAGGAAGTCAGCCACCGCTTCGGTAACTGGGTAAACGCACAACTGGACCGGCAGTTGCCCGTGGGCGACCCCGAACACCGCCACTGGATGGACTCCCTGCGCGAGGTACTTTCCCATGCTTGA
- the csy2 gene encoding type I-F CRISPR-associated protein Csy2, which translates to MLDEPQHLLEIPRLRVQNANAISSPMTWGFPAMSAFVGLMHTLERSLVDRGVDIVFDAVGVICHRIEPQITEDTFPITFRLTRNPVGKDGATAAIVEEGRTHLEITLVFAVRGDAGPDVAQTAEHLVHQLRIAGGTVQPPLHDKQRRWPSRIIPMSDDPAKRPNEYRRLLRRWLPGFTLVARDDLLQGHLQNLRQEDPECSLLDAWLDLARLNMECRTQPPENDEEEPRAQWEARLPRETGWFVPIPVGYGALGPLLDPGTVKAARDLETPFRFVESLYSIGQWLSPHRLTTPTQLLWYPDSDPDQGRYRLQNDFTRHNTPA; encoded by the coding sequence ATGCTTGACGAACCCCAGCACCTGCTGGAAATCCCCCGATTGCGGGTGCAGAACGCGAACGCCATCTCCAGCCCCATGACCTGGGGCTTCCCGGCCATGAGCGCTTTCGTCGGGCTGATGCACACCCTCGAGCGCTCACTGGTCGATCGCGGCGTGGACATCGTTTTTGATGCCGTCGGTGTCATCTGTCACCGGATCGAGCCCCAGATCACCGAAGACACGTTCCCCATCACCTTCCGGCTGACCCGCAACCCCGTTGGCAAGGATGGAGCGACCGCGGCCATTGTGGAAGAAGGGCGAACCCACCTGGAGATCACCCTCGTATTCGCCGTGCGTGGCGATGCCGGGCCCGATGTGGCGCAAACCGCAGAGCATCTCGTCCATCAGCTGCGTATCGCCGGCGGAACCGTACAGCCCCCCCTGCACGACAAACAGCGCCGCTGGCCGTCCCGGATCATCCCGATGTCAGACGATCCAGCGAAGAGGCCGAACGAATACCGGCGGCTGCTCCGGCGCTGGTTGCCCGGCTTCACCCTGGTCGCTCGCGATGACCTCCTGCAAGGCCATCTGCAGAATCTGCGGCAGGAAGATCCTGAATGTTCCCTGCTGGACGCCTGGCTCGATCTTGCGCGCCTGAATATGGAGTGCCGAACCCAGCCGCCGGAAAACGACGAGGAGGAACCCCGTGCCCAGTGGGAGGCTCGCCTCCCGCGGGAGACAGGCTGGTTCGTACCTATCCCCGTCGGCTACGGGGCTCTCGGTCCGCTGCTAGACCCCGGCACCGTAAAGGCAGCAAGAGACCTCGAAACCCCATTCCGTTTTGTGGAAAGCCTGTACTCGATCGGGCAGTGGCTAAGCCCCCACCGCCTGACTACGCCGACACAGCTCCTGTGGTACCCGGACAGCGACCCGGACCAGGGGCGTTATCGCCTGCAAAACGACTTCACCCGACACAACACCCCCGCCTGA
- the csy3 gene encoding type I-F CRISPR-associated protein Csy3, producing MAKNAELHTASVLAFERKLDPSDALLFSGQWDHRDNPQQWAPVPVREKSVRGTISNRLKANKQDPAKLDAQIQNPNLQTVDVAALPADQDTLMCRFTLKVLGGTGKPSACNSAPYQEKLQTIVRGYVENHGFSTLARRYAQNIANARFLWRNRMAAEAVEIRVNRKEEGETNSSWTFDALQIPLRGFTAEGDAERALGELAEVIRQGLSGESFVLLEVTAFARMGAGQEVFPSQELILDRDQHKKSKTLYTVDGVAGIHSQKLGNALRTIDTWYPRAAEHDMGPIAVEPYGSVTTQGTAFRQPKEKADFYTLLDNWILKDQEPPEEQQHFVLATIVRGGVFGEKAD from the coding sequence ATGGCCAAAAACGCTGAACTCCACACCGCTTCCGTCCTCGCCTTTGAACGCAAGCTCGACCCGTCCGATGCCCTGCTCTTCTCCGGGCAGTGGGATCACAGGGACAACCCCCAGCAATGGGCACCCGTGCCGGTACGGGAAAAATCCGTTCGGGGCACCATCTCCAACCGCCTGAAGGCGAACAAGCAGGATCCGGCAAAACTGGATGCGCAGATCCAGAACCCGAACCTGCAGACCGTGGACGTGGCAGCCCTGCCCGCTGACCAGGACACCCTCATGTGCCGCTTCACACTCAAGGTCCTGGGTGGTACCGGAAAGCCCTCGGCCTGCAACAGCGCCCCCTACCAGGAAAAGCTCCAGACCATCGTCCGCGGGTACGTTGAAAACCACGGCTTTTCGACCCTGGCCCGCCGGTATGCCCAGAACATCGCCAACGCGCGGTTCCTGTGGCGCAACCGCATGGCGGCGGAGGCCGTGGAGATCCGGGTGAATCGAAAGGAAGAAGGCGAAACCAACAGCAGCTGGACGTTCGATGCACTGCAGATCCCCCTGCGCGGCTTCACGGCGGAAGGCGACGCCGAACGCGCCCTGGGCGAGCTGGCCGAGGTAATCCGGCAGGGTCTTTCCGGCGAAAGTTTTGTCCTCCTGGAAGTCACCGCATTCGCCCGCATGGGCGCCGGCCAGGAGGTGTTCCCCTCGCAGGAGTTGATTCTCGACCGCGACCAGCACAAAAAGAGCAAGACCCTCTACACCGTTGATGGCGTCGCCGGCATCCATTCCCAGAAACTGGGTAACGCACTCCGGACCATTGATACCTGGTACCCACGTGCGGCAGAACACGATATGGGGCCGATCGCGGTGGAGCCCTACGGCTCGGTCACGACACAGGGGACCGCCTTCCGTCAGCCCAAAGAAAAGGCGGACTTCTACACACTGCTGGACAACTGGATCCTCAAGGACCAGGAGCCGCCGGAAGAGCAGCAGCACTTCGTGCTGGCTACCATCGTTCGCGGCGGCGTGTTCGGCGAGAAGGCGGACTGA
- the cas6f gene encoding type I-F CRISPR-associated endoribonuclease Cas6/Csy4 produces the protein MDHYLDLRVMPDPEFKETTLLGALVSKLHRRLVSMSADDIGISLPDHEQEPPLGRRLRVHGTQGRLNLLMQDEWLGGMQSLVDATPVQPVPDQVTYRPVRRRQYKTNAERLRRRRMRRHGESYEEARQHIPDTVERRVNTPFLSVQSASTGQRFSLFIEHGPPQQHASPGRFNTYGLSQDATVPWF, from the coding sequence ATGGATCATTACCTCGACCTTCGAGTCATGCCGGACCCCGAATTCAAGGAGACGACCTTGCTCGGGGCATTGGTGAGCAAACTGCATCGCCGACTCGTCAGCATGTCAGCCGACGACATCGGCATCAGTCTCCCCGACCACGAGCAGGAGCCTCCGCTCGGCCGTCGACTGCGTGTTCATGGTACTCAGGGGCGCCTGAACCTGCTCATGCAGGATGAATGGCTGGGCGGCATGCAAAGCTTGGTGGATGCCACCCCGGTACAACCTGTCCCCGACCAGGTCACCTATCGTCCCGTGCGGCGCCGTCAGTACAAAACCAATGCGGAGCGCCTGCGCCGACGGCGAATGCGCCGGCATGGAGAAAGTTACGAAGAAGCTCGGCAGCATATACCCGACACGGTCGAGCGGCGGGTCAACACCCCGTTCCTGAGCGTGCAAAGCGCCAGTACCGGACAACGCTTCAGCCTGTTCATCGAACACGGGCCGCCCCAGCAACACGCCTCGCCCGGCCGCTTCAACACTTACGGGCTAAGCCAGGACGCCACCGTTCCGTGGTTTTGA
- a CDS encoding NAD-dependent succinate-semialdehyde dehydrogenase, with amino-acid sequence MNDLTAINPATGETLARYPRMGPEALEAALARAASAQQDWAGHPASVRAQCLRDLAAVLRDQREALARTATQEMGKRLVEARAEVDKCANACDYYADRGPDFLQDTMIASDASRSFIAWQPLGTVLLVMPWNFPYWQAFRQALPATLAGNTVLLKHASNVPGCAEHLERVFTEAGLPEGVFQNLPVGSDAVEGIIADARVQGVSLTGSERAGRAVGAAAGKALKTSVLELGGSDAFVVLADADLDHTVEQAVRGRFQNNGETCIAAKRFIVEESIADAFVERFRAAIEALVIGDPMNDDTNIGPLARDDLRDELHDQVRRSVAAGARLVTGGKPLERAGYFYPPTLLDAVEPGMPAFDEETFGPVAAVTRARNADHAITLANRSRFGLGGSVWTADPVRGEALARRLECGCAFVNGIVKSDPRLPFGGVKDSGYGRELSELGIREFQNAKTIWVG; translated from the coding sequence ATGAACGACCTGACCGCGATCAATCCCGCCACCGGCGAAACCCTGGCCCGGTACCCGCGCATGGGCCCGGAGGCCCTGGAGGCCGCGCTGGCGCGGGCGGCCAGCGCCCAGCAGGACTGGGCGGGGCATCCGGCTTCGGTACGCGCCCAGTGCCTGCGCGATCTGGCTGCCGTGCTGCGTGATCAGCGCGAGGCGCTGGCGCGCACTGCCACGCAGGAGATGGGCAAGCGCCTGGTCGAGGCGCGTGCCGAGGTCGACAAGTGTGCGAATGCCTGCGACTACTACGCCGACCGCGGTCCGGACTTTCTCCAGGACACGATGATCGCCTCCGACGCGAGCCGTTCGTTCATCGCCTGGCAGCCACTGGGTACCGTTCTGCTGGTCATGCCCTGGAACTTCCCCTACTGGCAGGCCTTTCGCCAGGCGCTCCCGGCGACCCTTGCCGGGAACACCGTGCTGCTCAAGCACGCCTCCAATGTCCCGGGCTGTGCCGAACACCTGGAACGTGTGTTCACCGAGGCGGGCCTGCCCGAGGGCGTGTTCCAGAACTTGCCGGTGGGGTCGGACGCGGTAGAGGGCATTATTGCCGATGCCCGCGTGCAGGGCGTGAGCCTGACGGGATCGGAAAGGGCCGGGCGCGCGGTGGGCGCGGCGGCCGGCAAGGCGCTCAAGACCTCGGTGCTGGAGCTGGGCGGCTCGGATGCCTTCGTCGTGCTGGCGGACGCCGATCTCGACCACACCGTCGAGCAGGCGGTGCGCGGACGTTTTCAGAACAACGGCGAGACCTGCATCGCCGCCAAGCGCTTCATCGTCGAGGAATCGATTGCGGACGCCTTTGTCGAGCGATTCCGGGCGGCCATCGAGGCGCTGGTGATCGGCGACCCGATGAACGACGACACGAATATCGGGCCGCTGGCGCGCGATGACCTGCGCGACGAACTGCACGACCAGGTCCGGCGCAGTGTTGCCGCCGGCGCGCGGCTCGTCACCGGCGGCAAGCCGCTGGAGCGGGCGGGCTATTTCTACCCGCCCACACTGCTGGATGCGGTCGAGCCGGGCATGCCGGCCTTCGACGAGGAGACCTTCGGTCCGGTCGCCGCGGTGACCCGGGCGCGCAACGCCGATCACGCAATCACCCTCGCCAACCGTTCGCGCTTCGGCCTGGGCGGCAGCGTCTGGACCGCCGATCCGGTACGCGGCGAGGCCCTGGCCCGTCGCCTGGAGTGCGGCTGCGCCTTCGTCAACGGCATCGTCAAGAGCGACCCGCGTCTGCCCTTCGGCGGGGTCAAGGACTCGGGCTACGGCCGCGAGCTCTCCGAACTCGGCATCCGCGAATTCCAGAACGCCAAGACCATCTGGGTGGGATAG
- a CDS encoding complex I NDUFA9 subunit family protein — protein sequence MSIDSIRSVCLLGGTGFVGHQIIRRLIDRGIRVRVLSRRPHRHRDLLVNPEVDLIEGSAHDPATLERAFAGQDAVINLVGILNERGRDGSGFRAAHVELTQKALAAAESCGVRRFLQMSALKADMENPPSHYLRTKGEAEQLVFACDAFAVTVFRPSVIFGRDDSLLNRFATLLKISPFMPLARADAKFAPVYVGDVAEHFVDSLEAPETFGEGYELCGPKAYTLEELVRYVGRLIGRRRPVIKLPDWAGKLQASVFEFVPGKPLSRDNFASLTIDSICEGDNRLPCPTRLESIAPEYLGGGLEARKQALRTHTREVDRG from the coding sequence ATGTCGATTGATTCGATTCGCTCTGTCTGCCTGCTCGGCGGCACCGGCTTTGTCGGCCACCAGATCATCCGCCGCCTGATCGATCGCGGTATCCGCGTGCGCGTGCTGTCGCGCCGCCCGCATCGACACCGGGACCTGCTGGTGAATCCCGAGGTGGATCTGATCGAGGGCAGCGCCCATGATCCGGCCACTCTGGAGCGGGCCTTTGCGGGCCAGGATGCGGTGATCAATCTGGTCGGCATCCTGAATGAACGCGGCCGCGACGGCTCGGGTTTTCGCGCCGCGCATGTGGAGCTGACGCAAAAGGCCCTGGCCGCCGCCGAGAGCTGCGGGGTACGCCGCTTCCTGCAGATGAGCGCGCTGAAGGCCGACATGGAGAACCCGCCGAGCCACTACCTGCGCACCAAAGGAGAGGCGGAACAGCTGGTATTCGCCTGCGACGCATTCGCGGTCACCGTATTCCGGCCATCGGTCATCTTCGGGCGCGACGACTCCCTCCTCAACCGTTTCGCCACCCTGCTGAAGATCTCGCCATTCATGCCACTGGCGCGCGCCGACGCGAAGTTCGCGCCCGTGTACGTGGGGGATGTTGCCGAACACTTCGTAGACTCCCTGGAGGCCCCCGAGACCTTCGGCGAGGGCTATGAACTGTGCGGCCCGAAGGCCTACACGCTGGAGGAACTGGTGCGCTATGTCGGTCGTCTCATTGGCCGGCGCCGCCCGGTGATCAAGCTGCCCGACTGGGCCGGCAAACTGCAGGCCAGCGTGTTCGAGTTCGTGCCCGGCAAGCCGCTGTCCCGCGACAACTTCGCCTCGCTGACCATCGACAGCATCTGCGAGGGCGACAACCGCCTGCCCTGCCCGACCCGGCTCGAGTCGATCGCGCCGGAATACCTCGGGGGCGGCCTCGAGGCCCGCAAGCAGGCCCTGCGCACCCATACGCGCGAGGTCGACCGCGGCTAG
- a CDS encoding multifunctional CCA addition/repair protein: MQTYLVGGAVRDRLLGRPVHERDYVVVGATPEAMEAAGYRPVGRDFPVFLHPTTHEEYALARTERKTARGYHGFQFNAAPDVTLEDDLERRDLTINAMAEDADGHLFDPYNGQADLEARLLRHVSPAFSEDPVRLLRVARFAAQLEPWGFRVADDTRELMRELVTSGEVDALVPERVWAECEKALKSPAPRRFIEVLRDAGALARLFPEIECLFGVPQPARYHPEIDTGVHTLMVLDQATRLSESPEVRFAALVHDLGKGNTDPDILPSHHGHEERGVLLIRALAERLRIPNRYRDLAVRVSRYHGLVHRVFELRPKTVMKLVDGLDALRRPENVEPFLLAVEADFRGRTGWEDKPYPQADAVRRAVAAAQGVQPQALMAEGYKGKALGEALDRERIRAIAEALDEHPAP; the protein is encoded by the coding sequence ATGCAGACCTATCTCGTCGGGGGCGCGGTGCGCGACCGGCTGCTGGGGCGCCCGGTGCACGAACGCGACTACGTGGTGGTCGGCGCCACGCCGGAGGCGATGGAGGCCGCCGGGTACCGCCCGGTGGGACGCGATTTCCCGGTCTTTCTGCACCCCACGACGCATGAGGAATACGCGCTGGCGCGCACCGAGCGCAAGACCGCGCGCGGCTACCACGGCTTCCAGTTCAACGCCGCGCCCGACGTCACGCTGGAAGACGACCTCGAACGCCGCGACCTCACCATCAACGCGATGGCCGAGGACGCCGACGGGCATCTGTTCGATCCCTACAACGGGCAGGCCGACCTCGAGGCGCGTCTGCTGCGTCATGTCTCGCCCGCCTTCTCCGAAGACCCGGTACGCCTGCTGCGCGTGGCCCGCTTTGCCGCGCAGCTGGAGCCCTGGGGCTTTCGCGTGGCCGACGACACGCGGGAGCTGATGCGCGAGCTGGTCACCTCCGGCGAGGTCGATGCGCTGGTTCCGGAGCGCGTCTGGGCCGAGTGCGAGAAGGCGCTGAAAAGCCCCGCCCCGCGCCGTTTTATCGAGGTCCTGCGCGACGCCGGGGCACTGGCCCGCCTGTTCCCCGAGATCGAATGCCTGTTCGGCGTCCCGCAGCCCGCGCGCTATCACCCCGAGATCGATACCGGCGTGCATACCCTGATGGTGCTGGACCAGGCGACCCGCCTCTCCGAATCCCCCGAGGTCCGCTTCGCCGCGCTGGTGCATGACCTGGGCAAGGGCAATACCGATCCCGACATCCTGCCCAGCCACCATGGGCACGAGGAGCGGGGAGTCCTGTTGATCCGCGCCCTGGCCGAACGCCTGCGTATCCCCAACCGCTATCGTGATCTGGCCGTGCGAGTCTCGCGCTACCACGGACTGGTACACCGGGTCTTCGAACTCAGGCCGAAGACGGTGATGAAACTGGTAGACGGGCTGGACGCCCTGCGTCGACCCGAGAATGTCGAGCCCTTCCTGCTCGCGGTGGAGGCGGATTTCCGCGGCCGCACCGGCTGGGAGGACAAACCCTACCCCCAGGCCGATGCGGTACGCCGCGCCGTCGCGGCGGCACAGGGGGTGCAACCGCAGGCCCTGATGGCCGAGGGATACAAGGGCAAGGCACTGGGCGAAGCGCTGGATCGCGAGCGCATCCGGGCAATCGCCGAGGCCCTCGACGAGCACCCCGCCCCGTAG
- a CDS encoding protein-L-isoaspartate O-methyltransferase has protein sequence MDFALARMNMVEQQVRPWDVLDMRVLDVMETLPRERFMPDAYKALAYADSEIPLGHGAHTLPPVVIGRLLQAAAPQPTETVLEIGTGSGYVTACLARLAAHVDSIERIDELRLKARNTLVDMGLENTSLRTATVTPEWAPPRERYDVIVLTGAMTEYNDFLERYLTLGGRLFVITGDGPIMQANLITRTTEDSVRHDVLFETRVEPLVGFEPKPAFEF, from the coding sequence ATGGATTTCGCCCTGGCCCGGATGAACATGGTCGAACAGCAGGTCCGCCCCTGGGACGTGCTGGACATGCGCGTGCTGGACGTGATGGAAACGCTCCCGCGCGAACGCTTCATGCCGGACGCCTACAAGGCCCTGGCCTACGCGGACTCCGAGATCCCGCTGGGCCATGGTGCCCACACACTGCCACCGGTAGTGATCGGTCGCCTGCTCCAGGCCGCGGCCCCGCAACCGACCGAGACCGTGCTGGAGATCGGTACCGGCTCCGGCTACGTCACCGCCTGTCTCGCGCGCCTCGCCGCCCACGTCGACTCCATTGAACGCATCGACGAACTGCGTCTGAAGGCCCGCAACACGCTGGTCGACATGGGCCTGGAGAACACCAGCCTGCGCACCGCCACCGTGACCCCCGAGTGGGCTCCGCCGCGCGAGCGCTATGACGTGATCGTGCTGACCGGCGCGATGACCGAATACAACGACTTCCTCGAACGCTACCTGACCCTGGGTGGCCGGCTGTTCGTAATCACCGGTGACGGCCCGATCATGCAGGCCAACCTGATCACCCGCACCACCGAGGACAGCGTCCGCCACGATGTCCTGTTCGAAACCCGGGTGGAGCCGCTGGTCGGTTTCGAGCCGAAGCCCGCGTTCGAATTCTGA
- a CDS encoding TolC family outer membrane protein has protein sequence MNRSAKRIFSTLATAGIALLVASPAPAASLLEVYERAATEDAELRAAEAEYRSVLERRPIARSAFLPQITGEAEAGAFYNDYRDQDSFDGRQTSFGVSLVQSLYDRRNFIELTQADLEIARAEAELDAARQDLILRVSEAYFDVLIAQETLAFRESELDAIGRQLEQTERRFEVGLIASTDVKEAQAQRDLAEAERIAAENQLDVAREQLAVITNTYWDELDILREDAELTPPDPADPQAWVDIALENNLELAAQRLTTETAREQIQRQRAEGHPRLNLNASVSENRFHGIDDGGTQQGVGPFFNEGTEAQVGVRLEVPFYTGGRVSALTRQAREDFQAAQEGQSLVERRTTQDTRNAYLSVIANSSRVRALEQALISTQAAFESAEAGFEVGTRTQVDVLLALREVFRAERDYAEARYGFLTDSLRLQRAAGRLSVADLESIDQLLEQ, from the coding sequence ATGAACCGGTCCGCCAAACGTATCTTCTCCACGCTGGCTACCGCCGGCATTGCCCTGCTGGTGGCAAGCCCTGCCCCCGCCGCCAGTCTGCTTGAGGTCTATGAGCGCGCTGCCACGGAAGACGCCGAGCTGCGCGCCGCCGAGGCCGAATACCGCAGTGTCCTGGAACGCCGTCCGATTGCCCGTTCCGCGTTCCTGCCGCAGATCACCGGCGAGGCCGAGGCCGGCGCGTTCTATAACGACTATCGCGACCAGGACAGCTTCGACGGACGCCAGACCAGCTTTGGCGTATCCCTGGTGCAGAGCCTCTATGACCGGCGCAACTTCATCGAACTGACCCAGGCGGATCTCGAGATCGCGCGCGCCGAGGCGGAGCTGGACGCAGCCCGCCAGGACCTGATCCTGCGTGTATCCGAGGCCTACTTCGACGTGCTGATCGCGCAGGAGACGCTGGCCTTTCGCGAGTCGGAACTCGATGCCATCGGTCGCCAGCTGGAACAAACGGAGCGTCGCTTCGAGGTCGGCCTGATCGCCAGCACGGACGTCAAGGAAGCCCAGGCACAGCGCGACCTCGCCGAGGCCGAACGGATTGCCGCCGAGAATCAGCTGGACGTGGCCCGCGAGCAGCTCGCGGTGATCACCAACACCTACTGGGACGAGCTCGACATCCTGCGCGAGGACGCCGAACTGACCCCGCCGGACCCGGCCGACCCACAGGCATGGGTGGATATCGCGCTGGAGAACAATCTGGAGCTGGCCGCCCAGCGCCTGACCACCGAGACCGCCCGCGAACAGATTCAGCGCCAGCGCGCCGAGGGGCACCCGCGACTGAACCTGAACGCCTCGGTCAGCGAAAACCGTTTCCACGGCATCGATGACGGCGGCACCCAGCAGGGAGTGGGCCCCTTCTTCAACGAGGGGACCGAGGCCCAGGTGGGCGTGCGCCTGGAGGTTCCGTTCTACACCGGCGGGCGCGTGAGCGCGCTCACCCGGCAGGCGCGCGAGGACTTCCAGGCCGCGCAGGAAGGGCAGTCGCTCGTTGAACGCCGCACCACCCAGGACACCCGCAACGCCTACCTGTCGGTCATCGCGAACAGCTCGCGCGTGCGCGCCCTGGAGCAGGCGCTGATCTCCACCCAGGCCGCATTCGAGTCGGCCGAGGCCGGATTCGAAGTCGGCACGCGTACCCAGGTCGACGTCCTGCTGGCCTTGCGCGAGGTGTTCCGCGCCGAGCGCGACTACGCCGAGGCCCGCTACGGCTTCCTGACCGACTCGCTGCGCCTGCAACGCGCCGCCGGCCGCCTGAGTGTCGCGGACCTGGAATCGATCGACCAGCTGCTGGAGCAATGA
- a CDS encoding isochorismatase family protein, with amino-acid sequence MTVDPRARCDRARSRLVLIDLQERLLAAMPDSEREAVERHTARLVEAARKLDIPIEVSRQYPKGLGEVAASLQQALDGHGTLTDKTAFSCCAEDDLHARLTGGDQIILTGAETHICVTQTALELLDAGVTVFVVEDAVCSRDTTRKRNGLERLRAAGAVITNHESVLFEWLRDAADPQFRELSQLIR; translated from the coding sequence ATGACAGTCGATCCACGCGCCCGCTGCGACCGTGCCCGTTCCCGCCTGGTCCTGATCGACCTGCAGGAGCGGCTGCTGGCCGCCATGCCGGACAGCGAACGCGAGGCGGTGGAACGCCACACTGCACGACTCGTCGAAGCCGCGCGCAAGCTGGACATCCCGATCGAGGTCTCGCGCCAGTACCCGAAGGGGCTGGGCGAGGTGGCGGCGAGCCTGCAGCAGGCACTGGACGGGCACGGCACGCTGACCGACAAGACGGCCTTCTCCTGCTGCGCGGAAGACGACCTCCACGCGCGCCTCACCGGTGGCGACCAGATCATCCTGACCGGCGCCGAGACGCATATCTGCGTCACACAGACGGCCCTGGAACTGCTGGATGCAGGTGTTACCGTATTCGTGGTCGAGGATGCGGTCTGCTCGCGCGACACCACGCGCAAGCGCAACGGACTGGAGCGCCTGCGCGCGGCGGGCGCCGTCATCACGAACCACGAATCGGTGCTGTTCGAGTGGCTGCGCGACGCGGCCGACCCGCAGTTCCGCGAACTGAGCCAACTCATCCGCTAA